The following proteins are encoded in a genomic region of Bufo bufo chromosome 11, aBufBuf1.1, whole genome shotgun sequence:
- the ARF6 gene encoding ADP-ribosylation factor 6, with the protein MGKVLSKIFGNKEMRILMLGLDAAGKTTILYKLKLGQSVTTIPTVGFNVETVTYKNVKFNVWDVGGQDKIRPLWRHYYTGTQGLIFVVDCADRDRIDEARQELHRIINDREMRDAIILIFANKQDLPDAMKPHEIQEKLGLTRIRDRNWYVQPSCATSGDGLYEGLTWLTSNYKS; encoded by the coding sequence ATGGGCAAGGTGCTTTCCAAGATTTTCGGCAACAAGGAGATGCGGATTCTGATGCTGGGACTGGACGCGGCCGGTAAAACCACCATTCTGTACAAACTAAAGCTGGGCCAGTCGGTCACCACCATCCCCACCGTGGGGTTCAACGTGGAGACGGTCACTTACAAGAATGTTAAATTCAACGTGTGGGATGTTGGAGGCCAGGACAAGATCCGACCTCTATGGAGGCACTATTACACCGGGACCCAAGGGCTCATCTTCGTGGTGGATTGCGCCGACCGGGACCGCATTGACGAGGCTAGACAGGAACTTCATCGTATTATTAATGACAGGGAAATGAGGGACGCCATCATCCTAATATTTGCCAATAAGCAAGACCTCCCGGATGCCATGAAACCACACGAGATCCAGGAGAAACTTGGCTTGACCCGGATCAGGGATAGAAATTGGTATGTGCAGCCGTCCTGTGCGACCAGCGGGGACGGTCTCTACGAAGGACTCACGTGGTTAACCTCCAACTACAAATCCTAA